In Diachasmimorpha longicaudata isolate KC_UGA_2023 chromosome 4, iyDiaLong2, whole genome shotgun sequence, a single genomic region encodes these proteins:
- the LOC135161913 gene encoding GATOR complex protein Iml1 isoform X6, translating to MKLFKLIVHQKNFSDADLIINPKDCPGIKPGDVVEIYHPEDEFSRLLLQVTVKEDLQGRETISVENNVASMFQLRTFADVYMNIVNPEDVALDSIELTFKDQYMGRSEMWRLKNSLVNTCVYMNKKIEFCQSSIRCQVYEMWSQGDRVACGVITDDTKVVFRSSTSMVYLFIQMSCEMWDFDIHGDLYFEKAVNGFLADLFQKWKKNGSNPEVTIVLFSRTFYNANTLEEFPNDMRQCLQQDYRGRFYEDFYRVAVQNERYEDWSNVLVQLRKLFTDYQKIVLEYHQKEGVVIPEATNSTAAQGNFLEVLNMSLNVFEKHYLDRSFDRTGQLSVVITPGVGVFEVDRELTNVTKQRIIDNGVGSDLVCVGEQPLHAVPLLKFHNKDTSVKVPDDYSMPHWINLSFYSTNKKIPYSTFIPRIKLPQKVFKQPVENGKMICKGKLIQEDPRECLHNTLFDYDAYDAQVFQLPTIHTSKVSTRMKKTSVTCIETHNNGHLLKLLKRKMSDPDIHHPPSEVHVPVTTRSAAISIPYRSDEPREANGEGTGVKSSVKSEFGDSEISPPFRPVVGSAGSPNNSVIPPASLHRPGRALINPFDPSHVTIKLTSNRRRWTHIFPKGPTGVLIQQHHYQAIPAQARSDKANDASSGVSSSPVEYALTSSSLAIHGTISRSASQIGFQDHAKGKYPRTADKNGQITLPAVNKSLTLLWGATGEQEWTPALTTGVDWKSLTIPACLPITTDYFPDKRSLQNDYVVSDYNLLPDDVNADFAQQRAIYKKPLTTAEVFRELVSQRLAQGFQLILLPTNDKNKSTTSGNGVSSVIRGRQTESEPKEEYLLSIGRIFHKISLYGNCITVTRYRPRHPYPPFNIHYRYRFHAPHHETYEVSWVSFTTEKLENYNWNYLDHYICTRGDTDFSLVEALKYWRFRMFMLPLHNTATKKILEGSPRCDIYSFLSATEQSQLTDGFLRFIEGWLNKIRRPNPNKNWTSLVGSSPFRERLGSNRLPEKPRPRSGSKVMDRGRVSPASEAVLPLSLEQPQQDHFETNEENANAEIPKLKSTASLSEILESMKSPQTGVGFLTQHPSLPSQTFVSADAVQWLNNHLEGGVTVKKAMKIMQTMISERLISHASGDFSKPFILGFYLYHIVQDKEGQKALDYSPPLGDLQSFENEWVEIEMKAPKGWCNPSNSSVSSSTVSSPIPINTCDTIDESNIPAFLRDELEFNGVDDKDWRGPACKHTHLDIDLNNKSDRIEWGHLRYQSIFRADHAYEIVVQWVASSGSIVGDLVLLWQRKAQMCGIQLVPIPSDLLALPFTHKSDPLRGPIFIPLNTECLMANRRYLFEEFREDTYAQRLFLFQEAILQRFGYVPCQVESNENDHQYVHLTGNSFILVPSTMCPRPRQRTGTNIVRRNNQKRYPVHPDQPSPHEAYITRHVSGKSNDFSMDRPIGFLWSWNHMISRKWKSLSPSTGDELFHKKIIQDFKHFCSNEDNRLSLFWESCWEMKEKTCTKAGDNYVK from the exons ATGAAGCTGTTTAAGTTGATAGTTCACCAGAAGAACTTCAGTGATGCAGACCTGATAATTAATCCCAAAGACTGTCCGGGGATCAAACCCGGAGATGTCGTGGAGATCTATCATCCAGAAGATGAGTTCAGCCGTCTCTTGCTACAAGTCACTGTCAAAGAGGACTTGCAAG GTAGAGAGACAATCAGTGTTGAGAACAATGTGGCGTCAATGTTCCAACTCCGCACCTTCGCAGACGTCTACATGAACATAGTGAACCCAGAGGACGTCGCCCTTGACTCGATAGAACTCACCTTCAAGGACCAGTACATGGGTAGAAGTGAGATGTGGCGCCTCAAGAACTCCCTAGTCAACACTTGTGTCTACATGAACAAGAAGATCGAGTTCTGTCAGTCCAGTATCAGATGTCAGGTCTACGAGATGTGGTCGCAGGGGGACAGAGTGGCTTGTGGAGTCATCACTGATGACACCAAAGTTGTCTTCCGATCTTCTACGAGTATGGTTTACCTCTTCATCCAAATGAGCTGCGAAATGTGGGATTTTGATATCCATGGGGATCTCTACTTCGAAAAAGCTGTCAACGGGTTTCTCGCTGATCTCTTCCagaaatggaagaaaaatggCAGCAATCCTGAG GTGACAATAGTCCTTTTTTCAAGGACTTTCTACAACGCCAACACTTTAGAGGAGTTCCCGAATGACATGAGGCAGTGTCTACAGCAGGACTATAGGGGTCGTTTCTACGAGGACTTCTACAGAGTTGCTGTGCAGAATGAGAGGTACGAGGACTGGAGCAACGTGCTAGTACAGCTGCGCAAGCTATTCACTGACTACCAAAAAATTGTCCTCGAGTACCATCAGAAGGAGGGAGTCGTGATCCCAGAGGCCACCAACTCCACAGCAGCCCAGGGGAATTTCCTAGAAGTTCTGAACATGTCGCTTAATGTCTTCGAGAAGCACTACTTGGACAGAAGTTTTGATAGAACTGGACAGCTCTCAGTAGTTATCACCCCGGGAGTGGGAGTCTTTGAGGTCGATAGAGAGCTGACCAACGTCACCAAGCAAAGGATCATCGACAACGGAGTGGGCAGTGACCTGGTGTGTGTGGGTGAGCAGCCCCTCCACGCAGTGCCTCTCCTAAAATTTCACAACAAAGATACATCTGTCAAAGTACCTGACGATTACAGCATGCCCCACTGGATAAATCTCAGTTTCTACTCCACCAACAAGAAGATTCCATACTCGACATTCATTCCAAGAATAAAATTACCCCAGAAGGTCTTCAAACAGCCTGTGGAGAACGGTAAGATGATCTGCAAGGGAAAGCTCATCCAGGAAGATCCCAGGGAGTGCTTGCACAATACTCTCTTCGATTACGATGCGTATGATGCCCAGGTGTTTCAATTACCCACCATTCACACCTCGAAGGTCTCCACGAGGATGAAGAAGACGAGTGTCACTTGCATCGAGACCCATAATAACGGTCACCTGCTCAAGCTCCTGAAGCGGAAAATGTCAGATCCTGATATTCATCATCCACCGAGCGAAGTCCATGTGCCAGTGACCACGAGAAGTGCTGCTATCTCAATTCCCTACAGGAGTGACGAGCCCAGGGAGGCCAATGGAGAGGGTACGGGGGTCAAGAGCTCCGTGAAAAGTGAGTTTGGGGACTCGGAGATCTCGCCACCTTTCAGGCCCGTTGTGGGGAGTGCTGGCAGCCCAAATAACTCGGTTATACCACCAGCGAGTTTGCACAGACCTGGAAGGGCCCTCATCAATCCGTTTGACCCTTCCCATGTTACCATCAAATTGACGAGCAATAGGAGAAGGTGGACTCATATTTTTCCCAAAG GTCCAACAGGTGTTCTGATTCAACAACATCACTACCAAGCGATCCCAGCACAAGCTCGTTCCGACAAGGCGAACGACGCTAGTTCAGGTGTGAGTTCATCCCCCGTGGAGTACGCTCTGACCTCCTCATCCCTTGCGATCCACGGTACGATATCACGTTCGGCCTCTCAAATCGGATTCCAGGATC ATGCTAAAGGAAAATATCCACGGACAGCCGATAAAAATGGCCAGATCACTTTGCCAGCCGTTAATAAGAGTTTAACTCTATTGTGGGGTGCCACTGGTGAACAAGAGTGGACTCCAGCACTCACTACAG GGGTCGACTGGAAATCGCTAACGATTCCAGCGTGTTTACCTATCACCACTGATTACTTTCCCGATAAGCGGAGCCTCCAGAACGATTACGTCGTTTCGGATTACAATCTGCTGCCCGATGATGTTAATGCAGATTTTGCACAGCAGCGAGCTATTTATAAAAAACCTTTGACTACTGCTGAGGTTTTTCGAGAGCTTGTTTCGCAGAGATTGGCTCAG GGTTTTCAATTGATATTATTACCCACAAATGACAAGAATAAATCAACCACATCTGGGAATGGGGTGAGTTCTGTAatccgaggaagacagactgAATCAGAACCAAAAGAGGAGTACCTGCTTAGTATAGGAAGAATATTTCACAAAATATCTCTGTACGGTAACTGCATCACTGTCACCAGATACCGACCCAG ACATCCATATCCACCCTTCAACATTCACTATCGTTATCGGTTTCACGCCCCACATCACGAGACGTACGAGGTGTCGTGGGTATCTTTCACAACCGAAAAACTGGAGAATTATAATTGGAATTATCTGGACCACTATATTTGCACCAGAGGAGATACAGATTTTTCTTTGGTCGAG gcCCTCAAATACTGGAGATTTAGGATGTTTATGCTACCCCTCCACAACACAGCAACCAAAAAGATCCTCGAAGGATCCCCCAGATGTGATATCTACAGTTTCCTCAGTGCCACCGAGCAGAGCCAATTGACTGATGGCTTTCTACGATTCATAGAAGGCTGGCTCAACAAAATTCGCCGACCGAATCCCAACAAAAACTGG ACAAGTCTAGTTGGAAGTTCGCCATTTAGGGAACGCCTAGGAAGCAACAGACTGCCGGAAAAGCCGAGACCAAG ATCTGGATCGAAAGTCATGGATCGGGGAAGAGTGTCGCCAGCGAGTGAAGCTGTACTGCCTCTTAGCTTGGAACAACCGCAGCAGGATCATTTCGAAACTAATGAAGAGAA CGCTAACGCTGAGATTCCAAAACTGAAGAGTACAGCCTCTCTTTCCGAGATATTGGAATCTATGAAGTCCCCTCAAACCGGAGTAGGATTTCTCACTCAGCATCCATCGCTCCCGAGTCAGACATTTGTGAGCGCTGATGCCGTCCAGTGGTTGAACAATCACCTAGAAGGTGGTGTCACTGTGAAAAAAGCCATGAAAATAATGCAGACTATGATCTCTGAGAGACTGATCAGTCATGCCTCTGGGGACTTCTCCAAGCCCTTTATTCTGGGCTTCTATCTTTACCACATAGTTCAAGATAAGGAGGGCCAGAAGGCACTTGATTACTCTCCCCCATTGGGTGATCTCCAGAGTTTTGAGAACGAGTGGGTAGAGATTGAAATGAAGGCCCCCAAGGGGTGGTGCAATCCATCAAATTCCTCTGTCTCCTCGTCCACAGTTTCCTCTCCCATTCCTATTAATACGTGTGACACTATTGACGAGAGTAACATTCCAGCATTTCTTCGAGATGAATTGGAGTTCAATGGTGTCGACGATAAGGATTGGAGAGGACCTGCCTGCAAGCACACCCACCTGGACATTGACTTGAACAACAAGAGTGACAGAATTGAGTGGGGACACCTGAGATATCAATCGATATTTCGTGCTGATCACGCTTATGAGATTGTGGTGCAGTGGGTGGCGTCATCAGGGAGCATAGTAGGAGACTTAGTGCTTCTGTGGCAGCGTAAGGCCCAAATGTGTGGAATACAATTGGTCCCCATTCCAAGTGACCTATTAGCCCTTCCCTTCACCCATAAAAGTGATCCCCTGAGGGGCCCAATCTTCATTCCTTTGAACACAGAATGTCTCATGGCGAACAGGAGATATCTCTTTGAAGAATTCCGGGAAGACACTTATGCTCAAAGGCTTTTCCTGTTTCAAGAAGCTATTCTCCAAAGATTTGGATATGTTCCCTGTCAGGTGGAGAGCAACGAGAACGATCATCAATATGTTCATCTTACTGGTAATTCTTTCATCCTGGTGCCCTCTACAATGTGCCCAAGACCGAGACAGAGAACTGGCACGAACATCGTGAGGAGGAACAATCAGAAACGATATCCTGTTCATCCTGATCAACCTAGTCCTCATGAGGCTTACATCACCAGGCACGTGAGTGGCAAGAGCAATGATTTCAGCATGGACAGGCCCATTGGCTTTCTCTGGTCGTGGAATCACATGATCAGCAGGAAGTGGAAGTCATTGTCACCTTCAACGGGAGATGAACTGTTTCATAAGAAGATCATTCAGGATTTCAAGCACTTTTGTTCAAATGAGGATAATCGATTGAGTCTTTTTTGGGAGTCCTGTTGGGAGATGAAGGAAAAAACTTGTACCAAAGCTGGTGATAATtatgttaaatga